From a region of the Arachis ipaensis cultivar K30076 chromosome B09, Araip1.1, whole genome shotgun sequence genome:
- the LOC107618405 gene encoding exocyst complex component EXO70A1, with protein MESPETLPFETAEKIILRWDSTASEEAREKMIFDGDRQEVDRYLQAVDEIQRSMSSASISDDPKVNCALQIAMARLEDEFRNILISHTNPIEADSLIDPTSLHFTTPEDEEDHDQQQQQQQQQDTAADSSSSSSFSSASKQRHLNDGDSSEADGCANLFRFNSGDGASSVNSSYRSTSSIREIDLIPSEAVYDLRSIAERMISSGYLRECIQVYGSVRKSAVDASFRRLGIEKLSIGDVQRLEWEQLEAKIRRWIRAAKVCVRTLFASEKKLCEQIFDGVGTAIDDACFMETVKGPAIQLFNFAEAISISRRSPEKLFKILDLHDALMDLIPDIDVVFDSKSSESIRIQAAEILSRLAEAARGILSEFENAVLREPSKVPVPGGTIHPLTRYVMNYISLISDYKQTLNELIVSKPSTGSRYSGDPSTPDMDFTELEGKTPLAIHLIWIIVILQFNLDGKSKHYKDASLSHLFIMNNVHYIVQKVRGSPELRQMIGDEYLKRLTGKFRQAATSYQRATWVRVLYCLRDEGLHVSGGFSSGVSRSALRERFKSFNAMFEEVHRTQAVWLIPDSQLREELRISISEKLIPAYRSFLGRFRSHIESGRHPENYIKYSVEDLEDAVLDFFEGTPVSQHLRRRSQ; from the coding sequence ATGGAGTCGCCGGAAACATTACCGTTTGAGACGGCGGAGAAGATCATCCTCCGGTGGGACTCGACTGCGTCGGAGGAAGCAAGGGAGAAGATGATCTTCGACGGTGACCGCCAGGAGGTGGATCGTTACCTCCAGGCCGTGGATGAAATCCAACGGTCCATGTCCTCCGCCTCTATCTCCGACGACCCGAAGGTCAACTGTGCCCTCCAGATCGCTATGGCTCGCCTGGAGGACGAGTTCCGCAACATCCTCATCTCCCACACCAACCCCATCGAAGCCGATTCACTCATAGACCCCACTTCCCTCCATTTTACCACCCCAGAAGACGAAGAAGACCAtgaccaacaacaacaacaacaacaacaacaagacacAGCTGCTGATTCTTCCTCATCGTCCTCCTTTTCCTCAGCTTCAAAGCAACGCCATCTCAACGACGGAGACAGCAGCGAGGCCGATGGCTGCGCTAATCTCTTCCGCTTCAACAGCGGCGACGGTGCTTCCAGCGTGAACAGCAGCTACCGCTCCACTAGCAGCATCCGGGAGATCGATCTGATACCCTCGGAAGCAGTCTACGACCTCCGCAGCATCGCGGAGAGGATGATCTCGTCCGGCTACCTCCGCGAGTGTATTCAGGTGTACGGCAGCGTGAGGAAGTCCGCCGTGGACGCCAGTTTCCGGAGGCTTGGGATCGAGAAGCTGAGCATAGGCGACGTTCAGCGGCTGGAATGGGAGCAACTTGAAGCCAAGATCAGGCGCTGGATAAGGGCCGCCAAGGTGTGTGTGAGGACTCTCTTCGCCAGCGAGAAGAAACTTTGCGAACAAATCTTCGATGGCGTGGGCACCGCCATCGACGATGCTTGCTTCATGGAGACAGTGAAGGGCCCCGCCATTCAGCTCTTCAACTTCGCCGAGGCCATTAGCATAAGCCGGAGATCCCCTGAGAAGCTCTTCAAGATTCTTGACCTTCATGATGCTTTAATGGACCTTATACCGGACATTGATGTCGTTTTCGACTCCAAGTCCTCCGAGTCCATTCGGATTCAGGCCGCCGAGATACTTTCCCGTTTGGCGGAGGCCGCCCGAGGGATCCTCTCGGAGTTCGAGAACGCCGTGCTTCGAGAACCTTCCAAGGTCCCTGTCCCTGGTGGCACCATTCACCCCTTGACGAGGTATGTTATGAACTATATCAGCTTGATCTCGGATTACAAGCAGACTTTGAACGAGCTTATTGTGTCGAAGCCATCCACAGGGTCTCGGTATTCCGGTGATCCTTCTACTCCGGACATGGATTTCACTGAGCTGGAGGGCAAGACCCCTCTGGCTATCCACTTGATTTGGATCATTGTGATATTGCAGTTCAACTTAGATGGCAAGTCCAAGCACTATAAAGATGCATCTCTTTCTCACCTCTTTATAATGAACAATGTCCACTACATTGTTCAGAAGGTGAGGGGCTCCCCTGAGTTAAGGCAAATGATTGGTGATGAGTATTTGAAGCGCCTCACCGGAAAGTTCCGCCAGGCTGCTACCAGCTACCAGAGGGCAACTTGGGTCAGGGTCTTGTATTGTTTGAGAGATGAGGGACTCCATGTAAGTGGTGGCTTTTCTTCCGGCGTCTCCAGGAGTGCTTTGAGGGAAAGGTTTAAGTCCTTCAATGCCATGTTCGAGGAGGTTCATAGGACTCAAGCTGTTTGGTTGATACCAGATTCTCAGCTCCGTGAGGAGCTCAGAATATCTATATCGGAGAAGCTGATCCCGGCATACCGCTCCTTTCTTGGGCGATTCAGGAGCCATATAGAGAGTGGAAGGCATCCAGAGAACTACATTAAATACTCTGTTGAGGACTTGGAAGATGctgttttggattttttcgaaggAACCCCTGTTTCGCAGCACCTGAGGAGGAGATCTCAATGA